In the genome of Actinomycetota bacterium, the window TGGCAGCTGATGATCTAGTGATTCTCGATGATCGTGGCGCGATCGGCCTGGCCGGAACCATGGGCGGCTTCGCAACGGAAATCGACCAGAACACCACAACAATCGCGCTCGAGGCCGCGCACTTCGCTCACGGGGACGTTGCAAGAATGGCCCGCCGCCACAAGTTGTCATCTGAAGCCTCGCGCCGATTTGAGCGTGGAGTTGACCGTGTGCTCGCGCCTTACGCTTCAGCGCGCGCTGCGGCGCTGCTGCTTGAGTTTGGCGGCGGTAGCTACTTGGGGATGACTGCTGTTGAGGCGCCGCATCGGCCTGTCGTCATCTCCCTTTCCGTTGATGAGCCCTCTTTGGTCGCCGGCATGCCAATTGCAGCGGGAACCGTCATCACGCTGCTGCAGTCAGTTGGGTGCGAGGTGGTGTCGTCGGAGGCAGAACTTCTCGTCACCGTTCCGAGCTGGCGTTCAGACATCACCGACCAGGCAAATCTGGTCGAAGAAGTGATTCGACTGATCGGTTTTGACGCGGTTCCTGCCACTCTTCCTAAAGCCGCGGTTGGACATGGCCTTTCCAAGGCCCAACGTCTTCGTCGCCTTGTTGGGCTGACGCTGGCTGCACGTGGTGCGCTTGAAGTGCTGAACTATCCCTTCGTCGGTGAAGCCGAACTGGCTGCCCTGCGAATTGGCGCTGCTGACCCACGCTTCTCCAAAGTGCGGCTGGCCAACCCGATGTCCGATGAACAGCCAATGCTTCGCGCCTCGCTGCTGCCAGGACTTGTGGCTGCTGCGCGCAGAAACATCGGCCGGGGATTTGACGATCTCTTCCTCTTTGAGCTCGGCGCCGTTGTCCGTGGCAGCGTCGGCGCACAGGCGCCGCGTCCGAGCGTTGATCGTCGACCAGATGAAGAGCAGTGGTTGGCATTGAACGCCATGCTTCCAGCACAAGTGACGTCTCTTGCGGGCGTGCTCATCGGCAATGAGCGTCAGCGTTCCTGGTCCACATCAGAACAGGCATACGAATGGTCTGACGCAGTGGCCAGCGCGCAGGCAGTGGCAGATGTCCTTGGCCTGCAGTTGATCGCGTCTCGCGGAAATGATGCGACTTTCCATCCCGGACGCTGTGCGCAACTGCAGATTGGCGATGCAGTGGTCGGAGTTGCGGGTGAATTGCATCCGCGAGTGCTGGAGGATGCCGCACTGCCCGCGCGAAGCTGTGCCTTCGAACTCGATTTCGACCTGCTGGTGCTTGCTGCTGTGGAGGCCAGACCAGCGCCAGCGGTGTCCGCGCAGCCAGTGGCCAAGGAGGATCTGGCTCTGGTTGTGCGTGACGAAGTATCAGCGGCACAGATCCAGGCTGCCATCCAGGCTGGGGCAGGGGATCTGCTGGAGTCGGTGCGGCTGTTTGATGTCTATCGCGGTCAGCAGGTTGCTGAGGGCTCCCGTTCACTGGCCTTTGCCCTGCGCTTT includes:
- the pheT gene encoding phenylalanine--tRNA ligase subunit beta, translating into MRAPVSWLREFVEIPADQTGRAIAEHLINAGLEVETVDVVGLGVDGPVVVGQVLSVEELTEFKKPIRWCQVDVGSEHGAVRGIICGARNFHAGDHVVVALPGTVLPGGFAIAQRETYGKISDGMICSARELGLGDDHDGIIILEPGTVVGSDAKPILGVGEEILDIAVTPDRGYALSIRGLARELAIAYGVAFADPGLALAQLPAPVAGGKPIECGSDDETSCGLFTLRTIAGFNPKASSPLWMQRRLLDCGMRPVSLAVDVTNYVMLELGQPLHAFDADKLRGSVRAGHVPAGTKLETLDHVERTLAADDLVILDDRGAIGLAGTMGGFATEIDQNTTTIALEAAHFAHGDVARMARRHKLSSEASRRFERGVDRVLAPYASARAAALLLEFGGGSYLGMTAVEAPHRPVVISLSVDEPSLVAGMPIAAGTVITLLQSVGCEVVSSEAELLVTVPSWRSDITDQANLVEEVIRLIGFDAVPATLPKAAVGHGLSKAQRLRRLVGLTLAARGALEVLNYPFVGEAELAALRIGAADPRFSKVRLANPMSDEQPMLRASLLPGLVAAARRNIGRGFDDLFLFELGAVVRGSVGAQAPRPSVDRRPDEEQWLALNAMLPAQVTSLAGVLIGNERQRSWSTSEQAYEWSDAVASAQAVADVLGLQLIASRGNDATFHPGRCAQLQIGDAVVGVAGELHPRVLEDAALPARSCAFELDFDLLVLAAVEARPAPAVSAQPVAKEDLALVVRDEVSAAQIQAAIQAGAGDLLESVRLFDVYRGQQVAEGSRSLAFALRFRAADRTLEAAEIAQARQAAIDEAHNRHGATLR